ATGCTTTCTTAATATCGTCTTGACTGGCAGATTTGTCCAATCCTAAAACATTGTAATAATCTAAAAACGCCATATTGTGTATTGATTTAAAAAAAGAACAAGTATTGTAGGGTTTTGTTTATTAATAGATAATATCAAATTTACAATCTAAATGTTTAAAAGTAAAGGTTGTTTACGGAAACAAAGTAAGAATTGAACTGTTCTACTAAAAAAGAGATATTATGGATACCAATAGACTATCAAAAGCGATGGAAACATCGTTGATCAAACAGATGACCAAAGAGAATCAAGCATCTCAGATTTATTTATCCTTAGGATGCTGGGCAGATACAATGGGATATGGTGGTATAGCAAATTTTTTATTTCGCCATGCTCAGGAAGAGAGAAACCATATGATCAAAATCATGATGTATATCTTGGAAAGAGGGGGTACACCTAAGGTTGAAGGAGTTACTGAACATAAAAAATTACCGAAGACGATTTCGGAATGTTTCGATATGGTTTTCCAGCATGAGGTTGATAATACGAATGCTATTTATGGTTTGGTTAATCAGTCCTTGGATGAGAAAGATTGGGCAACATGGAATTTTGCACAATGGTTTGTAAAAGAACAAATCGAGGAAGAGAAGTTAGCTATGGAGTTGATTGATAAATTAAAAATTGCCGGCGGCGATCGTGCTACAGATGAATCGTTGTTTGAATTGGACAAACATTTGGGAAATGCTCCTGATGAGGTTACCTTGGCTCGTGAATCAACAGCCGATAATCCAGAATAAATACATTTTATCCAAAAATATACATTGCACCCCATGCCATGAAACTTGAAAAACAAAGAAGGGCAGAATTTATTTCTGCCCTTTGATGTTTAGGAAATAGCTCAAGAAACTATTTTGTCGCTATAATAGTTACACCCCTACAGGGTTGGATAGCGTGAAATGTGATTTTCGAAAATAGCATAATCCCATCGGGATGAAACTATTATAGCAGGGAATTTAACAAATATGCCACACCTACGGCGTTGGTTTTTGGGGCGATTTTCATTTCTATAGATATGGCATACCTACGGCATTTAAGAGATATTTCATGCCTCCGGCATTTAACCTCGATGAGGTTTGTTTGCTGTGGAAGGAAGGGACACCTACCACGGCGTTGGAATTTTGGTGGTCGGTGGAGACACCGACCACGGCTGTCCTACCGACCACGGCTGTCCTACTGACCACGGCTATCTACTTACCAGGGTTGTCCCAGTTGCCACTGCTATCTTAACGACTACGTCTGGCTCACGGGTGCCGTTGGAGAAACCTGTCAAGGCTGTTCCAACTACCATGTCTGTGACATCTACCACGGCGTTGGAATTTTGGTGGCTGGTGGAGACACCAGCCACGGCACTCCCTCTGACCACGGCTGAGACACCAGCTACGGCACTCCCTCTGACCACAGCTGAGACACCAGCCACGGCACTCTCTCTGACCACGGTTGAGACTCCAGCCATGGTTGTGACATTTGCCACGGTCGGGACTTTATTTATTTGTTTGACTGATTCGATTTTGTTTTCAGGAGAATGTTGGTCGTTCCTGGGTTTATCATCGAATATTGAATTCAATAAACCAGTCAGAAAGATCAATAAGATGCTGAAGAGCTTCAAAATAATTTTTGATATCATAATTGCATCTCATTTATTTTGGTTTTCTCTGGTTATAATAATCAAGATTTCCTGTTAAGGTTAAAGAATTCACTCGTTTTTCTTCTGGATGTTTTCCTATGATGATATTGCTCAGACCTTGTAGGTCAGCGTTAAGAGAATCAACTTGTGTATTCTTTTCTAAAATCAATAAACCATTATTTAATTTAACATCTAAATTTTTGGTGGAAAAATTATCGATTTCAAATCTGGATTTACCATCAACGTTTAGTTTTAAGGCTGAATAGGGAGAGATTTTTTCTCTATTATTTATTGAAAGGTTAATTTTTGATGCGTTTTTTAGATAGATTGAATTTACCCCATTCGTAGGGCTATCATCTGGGGAAATTCCAAGGCTACCTGTTGTTCCTACAAAAGTAAGAGAATAAGATTTATTAGGATCCACATTGAGGTCTAATGATCTTCTTTCATTCGGTTGAATGGTAATAATCAAGGAATCTTTAATTTTTTCATAATGCAAATCTTTATATTGACCCATCAAGGAAGCTTTGGCACTCGTTGAATCCGAATAATAAATGTCGGTATATAAATTTTCATTGTTGCCAATCACTTTTATATGATTGATTCCATCAAGTTTTGCGTACTTAATCTCATTTGTTTTATCGAGTTTAAGGATCATTGCAGAAAAAAGATCCCTAGGTTTTCCAGTTAATTTATCTATGAATACATTTGCTCTTAAAGGTTCCATAAATACATAGAAAATCCATATGATTAGAATGGAAGTAAATAGTAATATATTTGACTTTTTCATAATTAGTTAGATTTATAGAGTTCGATTAATTCCTCGATACTGATGTTTAATAATTTTGCTGACTGAAAGAATTTTGGAGCCTCGACTTGCAAGAAGTTAGCTTTCTTTTCTTTCAGAATAATTTCAACGGCATTTTCTGCTACGAATAATCCTAGGCCACGTTTGTTGAAGATAATTTCATCTTGTTGTAGCTTGTCATAGGATCTCATGACCGTATTTGGATTAACTTCTACACTTGCGGCAAATTCTCTTACTGAAAGGATTTTTTCACCGATTGCCCATTCTCCAGTCAAGATTTTCTCCGTTACGATATCGATGATCTGTAAATAAATGGGTTTGTCTGATTCAAACTTCATCTAAACCTCCTTTTCCTTTAAAAAGTAATAAAATCCTATATAACAAAGAATGGTAGCTAATAATAGGGGACCCCAATCATAAAAATCGATATAGAATTGATTAGTTATCCGTTCTGAATATCCATTCCAGATCAATGATCTAATTGTGACACCTATAATTGCACCGAACACTATAAAAGCTGCAGAAATTAATAGGCTATATTTGCGGAAATATAATCCAGCAAATAAGCAAAATGGAAAGAAAAGGAAGATAAGGTATAGTTTCGTGAAAAAAACCAAGGTCCATTTTGAGTTATGAAAAACAGAATATTTGCTGATCTCAGTATATAATAAACCTTTTCTATCAAATGCTTCCAATATGTCATTCAAATACAACGTTTTTAAAATTGCTTCTATTGAAAAGTTCATTAATAAAATAAATAATGAGTTATAGAGCGCAATAATCAAAGTAATTATAATATATGAGGCAAGCTTCTGACCAGCACTAATCGGTAGCGTAAAGTCATAGGTTTTATAGAACAGATTAGGAATAAATAAAAGGTGCAAGAATGGGAGGAAAATAACAAGCGAAACCGTCCAGCTCATAAAGCTAATATTGGAAATGGATATAAGAGCATTGTCATCCAATTTAGCAGGTGAATTTTTAAGAAGGTCCCATATTTCTCCTGAAAAGAAAAATAGCCCTATTCCATATAATACCAATGCAAATAGTGGGATAGAAAATATGAGATATTTATGGGATGCAAAAATGCAGTTCAGATAATTAATTATTGGTTTCATAGTTCAATTGGTTTCGGGTTGTTAGTAAAAGCATTGAATAAAAACTCGATATCTAGTCTAGATTCCTCGCCGCTATTATTTTTCACTAGATAAAAGGGGCCAGCTAAATCATCTTGCACATACAGTGCATTTTCAGCATCTGAGGGAGATTTGCTAATCTTAAATTGATTGGATAACTGATAAATATTTTTATCCAACACCAAGCTTCCATTCTTCATGATGAGTAAATGATCCAGTAGTACATCTATATCCCTGATCTGATGCGTTGCAATCAAGAAAATTCTATTTTCATTAATATATTTTGAAAGCAGTTTTCTAAATATAGCTTTTGAGGGGATATCTAAGCCATTTGTAGGTTCATCCATTAAGAGCACGGCACTATTGCATGCTAATGCAAAAGAAAGGTGAACTTTACGGTGCTGTCCTAAGGACAAAGCTATCAGTTTGTTTTCGGTGGGGATACTGAACTCTTTGATACAGTCCAAAAATTGCTGATGGTCATATTTAGAATAAAATGCACCATATAATTTTCCGAATTGCTCAATCGCTAAATCTGGCAATTTACTGTGGTCAGGTAAAAAATAAACATCATTGAGGTATTCCGGGCAACGTTCTATACTTAAATGTCCATTGTATTCAATTGTTCCATCCTTTGGTAGTAACATGCCTACGATTAGTTTTAGAAATGTTGTCTTACCTTCTCCATTCAATCCCAACAACCCATATATATTTCCAGGTTGAAGGTCTGAATTGATATTCCAAAGGATATTCCTTTTTGGTTTATAATGATACGATAATGATTTTATGTTTAACATATCTCATGGCTTTAGTGTATTAATATGGTAGTACACTACAAATATATGCATGAGATTTTAATTTGCAAGAAAAATCAAAAAAAAGAAGCACTCTGTTTTAGAGTGCTTCTTTTTTATACGTTCTGCGAATGATTATTGAGCAGGAGCAGGAGTTTTATCTACCACTAATTTTTTATCTCTATTAGCGATTTCCCAAGCCGTATGGAAAACAAGTTTTTCACGTTTTACCATCATAGGGAAGTCGATTTTATCCACTGTATCATTTGGCGTGTGATAATCTGGGTGCAATCCAGAGAAGAAGAATATCACTGGAATTCCGTGCTTAGCCAAGTTGTATTGGTCAGAACGGTAATATATACGCATTGGGTCATTTGGATCGTCATACATATAATCCAATTCCATTTGCGTATATTCTTTATTTGCTTTTTCGTTGATTGCTTTTAATTCTGAGCTCAACATATCAGATCCAATTGCATGGATGTAATTATGGTTTCCTTCAAGGTGTTTATCATCGATACGACCGATCATATCCATATTCAAACAAGTCACTGTATTGCTCAATGGGAAGATAGGGTGTTGCGAGTAATAATTTGAACCCAATAAGCCTTTTTCTTCAGCAGCAAATGCCATGAATAGGATTGTTCTTCTTGGTCCTTTTCCGGCTTTTTTAGCAGCTGCGAATGCTTTAGCAACTTCCATTACACCTACCGTACCTGAACCATTATCATCTGCCCCTGGGAAGAAAGTTCCATCAGGAAGGATTCCATCATGGTCATAGTGACCTGAGATGATGACAACCTCATCCTTTAAATCTGTTCCTTCAATTACACCTAATACATTCGGGTCATTGAATTCTTCTTTTTTAACACCCATTTTAGCGTCTACAGAAGCTTTTACGTCAAAAGAATTTGGTTTACCTGTTGAATTGATGTTTTCTTTAACTTTCTCAATACTGGTATTTTTTGCGGCAAGGATTTGATTTGCGGTCTCTGTAGTGATATTCGCAACAGGGATTCCCATTGTCGGTTGATTTGTTTCTTCCTTGTTAGATCTAAGCGTAAATCTTCCACCTGTCAATCGATTTCCAAAACGTTCGATCATCTGTGCATTTTGGGAATTGACAGCCAAGATCATTGCAGGTTTTAATTTGCTAAGTTCTTGAATTCTTTTGAATCGGCTTGTTGACCAATCCGAAGGAGTGCTATTGCCAGAGATCAATGAATTCCCGTCTTTAGTAGGTTCACCTTCATTGATAACCAATACAATCTTACCAGCAATATCTAATCCTGTTAAATCATTGTATTTATCTGATTGGATTCCGTATCCTACGAATACGATATCAGAAGCTTTGAAATCTTGTAGATTGTTGTTTCCTTGTACAAAGAAGTCTTTACCATTGGTGAGCTTGTTGTTGTTAATGTTGAAATTTTCAACAACGTAAGAAGACCTTTCCAATTCTACAGGTTGGAAATAAGAACCGTTGACTGCTGGTTTAAGGCCAAGTTCTTTGAATACATTGGCGATATATTCCACAGTTTTTTTACCACCTTCTTGTCCAGTTCCACGTCCTTCAAATTCTTTTGATGCAAGAACAGTAAGATGTTTTTTTGCTGATTCTTCTGTAAGAAGATCTGCATATTTTTTCTGATTTGCCTGTTGTGCTACCGAACAGCTGAATAATGTTGGCAACAAAAAGGATAGAATAAGATATTTTTTCATTATTGATTTAATTGGTTTTTATGCACAAGAGATTTTATTCACACGGTTAGCATGACGTCCACCTTCAAACTCAGTAGTTAGGAACGTTCGTACAATTCGTTTTGTCAAGTCTAGGTCGATAAAACGAGCAGGAATACATACGATATTTGCATCATTATGCTGACGGGCAAGGGCTGATATTTCTTCGAGCCAACAGATTGCTGCGCGGATTCCTTGGTGTTTGTTAGCCGTAATAGCTACCCCATTTGCGCTTCCACAGATTAGGATACCTAATTCATTTTCTTTGTTTTCAACACTTGATGCTACTGGATGAGCAAAATCTGGGTAGTCCACAGAATCAGCAGTAGCAGGACCAAAATCCTGAACTGTATAACCCAGTTCATTTAAGAATGTGATTAATGTTGCTTTATATTCAACTCCAGCATGATCACTGCCAATTGCGATTTTTTTAGACATGATATTTTATTTTGTATTGTAAAATTCTTTTTCTGCTAATTCTTTTGATTTCTTGACATTCGCCGAAACCATAATACTCAGTTCATACAAGATGAACATTGGAGCACTTACGGTTAATAACGTAATAATATCTGCAGTAGGTGTAATGATTGCCGCAATTACCAAAATAATAACGATTGCATATCTACGGCTGGCACGCATAAATTCCGGCGTCATAATTCCAATCTTCGATAATATAAAGATC
The Sphingobacterium daejeonense genome window above contains:
- a CDS encoding ferritin, with the translated sequence MDTNRLSKAMETSLIKQMTKENQASQIYLSLGCWADTMGYGGIANFLFRHAQEERNHMIKIMMYILERGGTPKVEGVTEHKKLPKTISECFDMVFQHEVDNTNAIYGLVNQSLDEKDWATWNFAQWFVKEQIEEEKLAMELIDKLKIAGGDRATDESLFELDKHLGNAPDEVTLARESTADNPE
- a CDS encoding GntR family transcriptional regulator, producing MKFESDKPIYLQIIDIVTEKILTGEWAIGEKILSVREFAASVEVNPNTVMRSYDKLQQDEIIFNKRGLGLFVAENAVEIILKEKKANFLQVEAPKFFQSAKLLNISIEELIELYKSN
- a CDS encoding ATP-binding cassette domain-containing protein, translating into MLNIKSLSYHYKPKRNILWNINSDLQPGNIYGLLGLNGEGKTTFLKLIVGMLLPKDGTIEYNGHLSIERCPEYLNDVYFLPDHSKLPDLAIEQFGKLYGAFYSKYDHQQFLDCIKEFSIPTENKLIALSLGQHRKVHLSFALACNSAVLLMDEPTNGLDIPSKAIFRKLLSKYINENRIFLIATHQIRDIDVLLDHLLIMKNGSLVLDKNIYQLSNQFKISKSPSDAENALYVQDDLAGPFYLVKNNSGEESRLDIEFLFNAFTNNPKPIEL
- a CDS encoding M28 family peptidase produces the protein MKKYLILSFLLPTLFSCSVAQQANQKKYADLLTEESAKKHLTVLASKEFEGRGTGQEGGKKTVEYIANVFKELGLKPAVNGSYFQPVELERSSYVVENFNINNNKLTNGKDFFVQGNNNLQDFKASDIVFVGYGIQSDKYNDLTGLDIAGKIVLVINEGEPTKDGNSLISGNSTPSDWSTSRFKRIQELSKLKPAMILAVNSQNAQMIERFGNRLTGGRFTLRSNKEETNQPTMGIPVANITTETANQILAAKNTSIEKVKENINSTGKPNSFDVKASVDAKMGVKKEEFNDPNVLGVIEGTDLKDEVVIISGHYDHDGILPDGTFFPGADDNGSGTVGVMEVAKAFAAAKKAGKGPRRTILFMAFAAEEKGLLGSNYYSQHPIFPLSNTVTCLNMDMIGRIDDKHLEGNHNYIHAIGSDMLSSELKAINEKANKEYTQMELDYMYDDPNDPMRIYYRSDQYNLAKHGIPVIFFFSGLHPDYHTPNDTVDKIDFPMMVKREKLVFHTAWEIANRDKKLVVDKTPAPAQ
- the rpiB gene encoding ribose 5-phosphate isomerase B, encoding MSKKIAIGSDHAGVEYKATLITFLNELGYTVQDFGPATADSVDYPDFAHPVASSVENKENELGILICGSANGVAITANKHQGIRAAICWLEEISALARQHNDANIVCIPARFIDLDLTKRIVRTFLTTEFEGGRHANRVNKISCA